ACCTTTGGAACTTTGGTCATCAGGTGTTATTTCTGTGGTATAGGAATGTTTTCTAAAGTGCTTTCATCCTCAGTCCTTTCAGTGCTCTTACTCTACTTGCAGATTTCAATAAATTGTCATGAAGCAGCTTATTGGTGTTTTTACAAATCAGACTGAAACTAAATTCCTCTCCTCTGGCCTAGTGTGTAATttgtatttgaataaatgtatttttattacagAAACACCTTGTTTACAGAAATCATGACTCCATTCCTCAGTCCAGTGGCTTCTGATGTTTCATGGgtttattattttacactgaataCGACAACTGAATTGCAtttggtggcattccaaatatcaGTGGCCAATTAATATAATTTCCacaatataaatgcaacacagAATTTTTTAATTCCCTAGAAAGCAATTTAACTTTAGTAAACAATGAATTATGCTTTCCATAGAattgcctccccccccccctctaagtATGTGGCTTGGCTTTTCTGTATGCGTGCGTCTTCTCTTTCAGTTAGCGATGGTTACATTGCAGTAGCATTCGGTAGTTTGTTGTTGCAATATGGTAGTCTCGAGATTGGCAAATGTGAGGGAAAAgcctctctctatctatctttatctctatctctatctgtctctatctctctctctctctctctctctctctctctctctctctctcatttatatgtatgtatatgtgtgtgtatatataatatatatgtatgtatgtacggtgtgtgtatacatatcaTAGTATTGGAAATAAAGAAGACATCAGTAACATAGACTACTGTTCATACAACCTGTTATGAGAATCAGAGAAAATGATCTAGGCTGTCTTTGTCATCAGTCAAAGGCAGCCTAGAAAATCCACACCAGTATTAAAAGTATTAataatttgcttttttaaatataataatttgtttttgaaggaattTTTAAGATGATATTCTCTCACAGGACAAAAGAAAGTCAGGATTTGGAGCATCTGATGAGCTTtccagtgaggaagaggaggggatgCAATCAGTGAAAATACTTCTTCCATTATCACATCAAGAGTCGCCCCTGGCTGCATCGTGTTCATCATCTGCACTATTTACTGTTAAGAAGCGAAAGATAAAGTCTAATGCCAAACCCACAGTCAGACCTCAGGTATATCAGATTTTTACACTTTGTGACTTTGTGTTACTTAACCTGGAGGTTAATGTGTTTAATTGAATATACAAAAGAAAGTCCAATTAGGGATTTTAGTTTTAGGTGCAGACTTTATTAAACCTGGCAGGATATTTGTATTCATGCTGACACTCTTTTCACGAACtgaacacagaaagaaagtgCCACTTCCATGGTAAAGCCACGAGAGGTGGAGCGCCTCAGACCGACCATGAGCTCTCGCCCCGCCTCTGATACTGATGACACAATGTGGGAGGAGCTTCTCCAAGGGCCTGACTCCGTCTCCACGGGTAGCAGTGACAGTGAGGGGAATGGAAGGTTAAACTCTAGCATGTCTATCCCACAATCCACCACTCTGAGCAGCGATGATGAAGGCCTCCAACAGGGAATTAGTGGAGTAAGAATTTTTGTATATAtgtatccccacctatatatttgagtAAGTTAACTGGAAATGTCACGCTTCCAGCGTCTACTCGGAAGTTCCAGCCATtatacacgcacacgcacacacactcacacacacacacacacacacacacacacacacacacacataaatgtgtacTAGCGGGGACCCATACaaattccaaaataaaacaatagtaTCAGACTTTTATAACAacctaccttgttctatggagcaagatagATAGTAAATAATGACTGGGAACAGCattaattcatttatatatttgatAATTACAGTAATGACAGACACCTTTGGTTGATAGGTTTTAATCTACTGCATGTATAGcatactttttgtataccccacctttctttttcttggcaattttccttttgtgcttggcattcTTTGGCTCTAGCTAAATACTACTTCTCTTTTGGTGACACAATCCTTTCCTCCCTTTCAGTCgaagtttcactcagaattcatGGCCTTTTTCtgtctcgttcctgctgtttggactatatatatatatatatatagatagatagatagatagatactttattaatcccggaggaaattgcatatataatttttatataaaaaatttttaaaaagaaaaaaggggcggcaatggctcagtggtagagcaggctgTAGAGCAGAtggtccaatgttccaagatcggtggttcgattcccgcttccACCCAACCACctgtgagtgtgagctgacagtgagaggtgtcagctcacctcctgagcactacCAAggggcccttgagcaaggcgctatCCCATTTACAAGTTGCGCTTTAGGGGGTAACACGCAGGAGCTGCGCACCAATCTACCGCTCCCACACTTCATGCCCACAGGcctcttatgtgtgtgtgtgttacaggcctgtacacactgtaTGTATGTCTAACAGTGTGAAGGAGTGTGCAActaactaatttcccttcagggatcaaaatagtatataaaataaaataaaaataaaaaaagattgataTACATGTTAAATTTCATCTGCTGGTCCCACTGTAAACTCTTGACTCATTACATTggtgttttttattcatgtattgCAATCATGGCTAAAGGTGACAACTAAACGATGACTGTTTTGTCTGCAAATGTCAAAAATATCTGATTGTCTCATTTTATTAGCCTATTTTAGAGCTCTGTATTTTAAACTTTAGGAAGCAAAAGTGAactgggttttatttttcttatcagAACCAGCTGTCATGGCTGCAGGCATGTCACCCATCCAAGGACCGCGTCAGTGCCATAATATGGGAGCAGGGCGAGTGTAAGAAAACAGACATGTCTGTATTGGAGATCAGTGGGATCATCCTCACACGGGTACACATTATCCTTTTATATTGGTTTTACTTCTGAAGGAAAAGAGATGGAAATTCTAAATATCTTTTTAGTAAAATCACTACCATTACCGGTAAGTAAATAAAGGCCAAAAGATTTGGATGAGCCTTTCAGTCCAGTATTCACACATTGTTTGGAAACCACTCGATTTTGTCCACAATACAGCTACATATGACAGGTTGTTATGCTAGATCTAAATGTGGCAGGAAATTTAGAACTATAGTGATCCCTTGTTATTCAAAGATAAAACGTTCCAGGAATCGcctgcaaaaatgaaattctgtgatatagagacatactttattttattatgtacgGTAATTAAAACGTTAATGAACCATctccatattgatattaaaccaccttctatctgtattaccttttcccacactcatagactgtttaaaacacttttgtgtctcatggaagtgcgctgcattccaagACCCacagaatgcagcgcacttccagatgccatcagccaatagaatgtgtgtacagtatcacgtgactacctactaaaaattcgGGAAGAGGTGAAACCGCACGTGTGCacgaatgcgtgagggattactgtagttttatCAATGACTTGAAGTTgcagaaaaagtttttaatctttttaataataataaataaaattatttttatgaatatttcCATGAAGTATGTTTTGATATTTATTGCTTTTAGACATAATCAGACAGGATGTTTTAATTCAAGGATATCTAAGCTGCTTCAGCTTTTATCTAGATTGAAGTATTGCATTGTAACGTGATGCCTCTTTCCTGTTTTATGTTCTCAGGTGAAGCTGGTAGAGCAGGGTATGGGTTATCTCATGTTTGGTGGGCTAATGACCGCCACCCTGACACTGCTTCCCTTTGGATTCCGGTTGGCCCAGCATATAGACATTTTGAGCCTCAGTTCTCTGTGTCTCATAGACCTGCCTGCAATGATGATGGGGTTGGCTAGTACCCCAACCTATGCTTTTTACTTCATCACAACAGTACAAAGGGTCTGCCTCATAGGATTGTTCTTCTTCATGATGTGTGTGGCTGAGAGAACGTATAAACAGGTGGGCATAGGTGAACTTTTTTACATATATTCTTGTAAATGCTCTGTGCAAACTTAAAACATCTGAGTTTCTTATTTGCTAGTACTTGAAATACAGTAGTATAAAAATTAtgggcacccctgataattttcaagattttcctttataaatcaccgGTTGTTCGGATcagcaatttcagttaaataaacGCTATAGCAGACAAGCACACTGAAACTTGAGAAGTTAAATGatgtttataggatttacagaaagtATGCCATAATTATTGAAACAAAAGTAAGCCAGTGCCTATATTTGGGCACTCTTATTGATATGAATACCTCTTTGCATCTTCTCTGAAAAGTGACAGCATGGgagcctgaaaaaaaaaggacaaatgaCCTGAAAGCAAAGATAGTTCAGTATCATCATTTAGGCTAAGAGTACGAACAGCTAGCTCAGAGATTTCAGCTATCAGTttccactgtgagcaacatagtgaggaaatggaagacCACGGGCACAGTTCTAGTTAAGACAAATGTCAGATACGCAGAGGCGGTGGATGGTGAGAACAGTGGAACTCAACACACAGACCAGCTCCAAAGACCTACAGCATGATCTTGCTAGAGATGTCCCTGTGCATCGTTAAACTATTCTACGCACTTTGCACAAGGGGATGCTGTATGGGAGAGTAATGCAGAAAAAGCCTTTTTGTGCACACAAGCCACAGTCACTTGAGGTTTGCGCAGGCACATTTGGacaagccagcttcattttgAAATAAGGTGCTGTGAACTGATGTCACTAAAATTAAGTTATTTGAACATGAGGTGCAGAATGCAGAGCGGATGAACAACACAGCATTTCAAGACAAACATTTGCTACTCACAGTAGCCAGCGTTTGTCTGCTTGCTGTGGTGCTGTATGGCCAGTGCAGGTACTGGCAATCTTGTTAAAGTTGAAGGTCGTATGGATTCCAGTCAGTCTCAGCAGATTCTTGTGCAGTGTTCAAGAATCAGTCACAAAGTTGAATTTGCACTGGGGCTGGTTActtcaacaagacaatgaccctaAACACTGGTCAAATTCCACAAAGGCTTTTATGGAGAGGAACAAGTACAATATTCTGGAATAGCCATCTCAGTGCCCAGActtgaatgtttttgaaaatctgTGGGGTAATTTAAAGTGGGCTGTCCTTGCTCAGAAACCATCAAACCTGACCGAACTGGAGATGTTTTGTAAAGAAAACAAGACCCTCATTGGAAGCTTATAGGAACACATAGAGGCTGTTATTTCTACAAGAGGAGGATCTAATAAacattgatgtcatttttatgttgGTTTGCCAAAATGTATGCATTTgcttacttttgtttaaataattattacacACTCTCTGTAAACCCTATAAACTTCTCTTAAATGTATCATATAGTGTCGATCTTCGATATGATACATTTAACTAAAATCTGTGATCCGAACAACCAGtaatttataaaggaaaatcttgaTTAAAACCCGGGATTCCCAAACTTTTTATACCACTATACATATGTACATTAGAACAGATCctgttttttaaagaacaaaatgatGTGAGTTTCTTCTGAATTAGTATTCTTCATCTCAGTTAAAATGCCATCAAATCTGAATATAGACATGACACTAGCTGTTAGATTAAGCTCAATTTATACTCTACGTGGTTTATCAAAGTCTTAGATAATCacttacaaaaaaatgaaatataatagtAGGATAAGAGCTCTTTTGTAGCTTCAGCTTAATTTTCTTCTATGTTTTATTGCAAACGTGAACGCATATTAATTTAGTATGAGATTCTATCGGACAAATTGCTGAATGAAAAACTAAAGGaaactggggcggcagtggtgccgtggtagagcaggtcatccaatgatcacatggtcggcgatttgattcctgctcccgcgcagccacctggagtgtgagctgacagtgggaggtgtccgCTAACCTACTGAACACTgttgaggtgcccttgagcaaggcacctttcccctttacaagttgctcttTAGGGCataccaagaaggagctgcccgccactctacctcccactgcatgcttacaggccccttgtgtgtatgtgtgttcagggcctgtacacactaatatactgtatatatatagtgtgtgtgtgtgtgtgtgtgtgtgtgtgtgtgtgtgtgtgtgtgtgtgtgtgtatatatgcatgcaATTGATTACTAgtgtgtgctactaatttctcTTCGAGGAATATaattagtatataaaattacaataaataaaaaaacagcttaaAAGTTGTAGCTGACTTCTAAATTACTAGTACTGAGCAGTATTAAACTTCATTCAGCATCCTTTGAACTTTAAGCTATTTGACTCTTAAGTGTCCAGCATTTTCAAGGTAAAGTGCTTCTCTTAGTGTTTGTTGACTTGTGACCCTGTGATGCACTGGCGATGCATCCGGGGTGTTCCCCGCCTCCCCCCCAGATCCAGCTGGGGTAGGCTTCATCGTAACCTGctgacccacaaggtggataagctgctgtagatgagacaataaCAGTTTTCTCGTTtgcaagaaaatagatggatggatacttgGATGCTTGCTTGCCTGACAGTATGCCCATGTTTTTTGCCCTACAGAGACTCTTATTTGCCAAGTACTTCAGTCATCTCACTTCAGCACGCAAGGCCAAGAAATCTGAGATCCCGCATTTCAGGCTTAAGAAAGTCCAGAACATAAAGATGTGGTTGTCCCTACGTTCTTTTCTAAGGGTTTGTATTCTGATGCTCTTACCATTCCTCTGTTGACAGCAGTACAATATagcattttctgtttattgCAGAGACGAGGGCCACAGCGCTCAGTTGATGTCATTGTCTCCACAATCTTCCTATTAGCACTTTCtatttcattcatcatttgTGCACAGGTCAGTTCACCAGATAAGATACATAACTCAGATTTAATAGCCAAGGATGTGATAAATGATACAACAATCTCTTCATACAACCCAAGTGAAGAAATGCTTCATGTTCTATATAAGTGTGTGCGTTATTTTTGCCCTCCTTCAGCTTCTGCACAGCCACAAGACATTCCTAGAATCTCTAACAAATTGGGAACTGATGGTGTGGGCCTCCTCCCTTATCCTTTTTCTATTACGACTGGCCACATTGGGCACTGAGACCAACAGCAAGTACAGCAACTCTTCAGTGCTGCTTACTGAGCAAGTAAGAGTTCATGTCCATTCATCTGGGCTTTTAATACCAAGGGGTAACCATCAGCTGCTTCAAAAGATTGTTTCTTCCAGATTGAAATAAAGACTGACTGTCATTTGCGTTATTTACAAAGTGTAAAACTGTGCTTGGTTGCAGATCAATTTATATCTCAAAATGGAGAAAAAGCCCAATAAGAAAGAAGAACTTAATATAGTGAACAACGTTTTAAAACTAGCTACAAAACTGATGAAGGTAAGCAAAGTTTGTCTCTTTTATCATTGTAAGGAGTTTAATGGGAATTATTTTGCTTGGGGAAATGTGGTATTCAACCAGCAGAGCCAAAACTACCTATGTGgttgtttttatataaaatattgcaCAAACAATATGTGTATTTGTGGAATattaaaaccataaaatataGGGGGAAAAAATTCTTTCGATGaatccaaaatttaaaaattcattgaTACTGTCTCAAATAACTATTGATACTTGACTGAGTTACGGATTACATAGAATTGTTTTTATGAAAAACACTTATTTACTCGCCTTAACGTATACATACTGTAGTGGTCCTtgctaaccctaccaactcctagaatctggaagacaaacacttcctgtaccAACAGAACAATGAAAAATTGTGCAAAACTGCACAAAAACGATTTGTTTCAGATCAGCGCCCGTCATGATGTAACAACTGGAGTGATTGACAGAGTGATTGGCATATCCTGAGCCCATCTGCGAGAACACCCCCTTCTCTGGGCGTGTTCATCCCCGAAGTGAAGTTCATGTTCAGGCTAAGTTGGCAGTGCATGGCAACGTCCTGGCTCAGGGCTAGATACAGAACGTTCCTCAAAAGCTGTTGAAGGCAGCCAGTATTTAGCTTACTAGTTAGCTCCGCTTTGGCCTGTGTATGTGTAGCCTGTGTATGCTTGTCCCTGTACTTGTGTCCTCAGCGTCATAGCgaaaacacacgcacatacagaCATCACATACACCAGGTTTTTATGTTACTGTATTTACAGTTGCTTTATGGCCATAAGTAAAGTAAGGTTGTATTTGGCTATAGAGTTAGCTCCTCATCAGTCCTGTTTGTGTATCCTccttatttacagttgcttatgagtTTAGTGCTATATTGATACATAGGTTGTTGATCCCAATGGGGAATTGCTTTGTCATTATAGTTTtactgctccagaaaaaaaacatagaaaaagtCAGCATAAGGAGAATTTAAGAATGGAAAGATGAGAAGAATCTTAATAAATAGATAATACATAGGAGATTAACTGCACCCAGCAGCCAACAGTTCAAAATGTAGTTTTCCAAGATCATATCAGTGTTTCACCGAAGCACATCCATGAGGTTTACCAGTTGGCCTCATTTCAGTCAGCTAATCTAGTGTTTCCACATTGAGCCACAGGTCACATTGGGCTGACTGAGAAATAGCCCCATGATTACCcccaaaaaagtaaaagtaataaaaaataagagagaaaaataagagggaCATACAAAGTAACAAGATTATTGAAAGTTTAATAGCTCTGGACTAGCACTAAATGCGAGTGGACGGTGGTGTGCATGTGGCACGCACATGCATTTTTGGCATGTGAACCGCATCTGGGGGGTTGGAGTAGGTGTTGACAGAGGAACATATAATGGCCAGCAGATCCAAACCAAGCGTTTGTATGGCTGGTATTGAAGGTATTGAGGAAcatggatcactttggggcaagacatttcaaatatagtgttgttggacatctggcagctgtgtgacattaattaaaaaagtataaaattggAATCTTTAATGTACAGTTAGAACTGATTTTCCATCTCATTGGACATGTTATAAAAATAGCTTACCACTGGCAGCTGAGCTCAAACTCACTTGCATGATTTGAAGAAAACATGATTTCCTAGGCCTTGTTGCACATTTCCATACCAAATCAATTCATAAATATAATGTgactagaatagaataaaagtaTGATATAGtagaataaaatggaaagaatgaaaataagacAATTGTAAAGATAGACACTGACAAGAgaaaagaggggggaaaaagaaaagatatggaaatggatatactgtatttagaaaTTGCACATGTACCGCCGCACCCAAATATTAATGCAAATATAGAAGCATAATTAAGAAATAGCAGCATTGTATGGTATGAGATTCAGGCAATTTCAAGGTGCACCATGGTCGCAATGCTTGCAGTTCACCAATCTAACTGCATCCGTGTAGAAACTGTTTTTAGCCTGGACGTTTTAACCCAGATGCAGCACAGCCTTCTTGCAGAGGACAAGGGCTTGAACAGTCAGTTTGCAGAGTGGGTGGGGTTATTGATGATGCAGGTGGCTGTTGTCCTATATCTGTTCTTAGTGGATAGTAACTTACACTCGATAGTCCTCTGTGTATACTTTACCACCCTCTGCAGGACCTCTTTCTCTGCCACAGCATATCACACTGTGAAACAAATTGCAACACTCTCCACCTCACAGATGTGAAATGACCTCAGGACAACTGCACCTAGATCTGCCCTCTTCAGCTTACTAAAAAAGTACAGGCGTTGTTTAGCTTTCTTTATGACTGCTGTGGAGTTAGTGCACCAGTAGAGTAAGCTGTAGAGGTAGACTCTGAGGTGTCTGATGGAGGAGGCTATTTCCACCACTTCCCTACCCCCATTTCATATACTTGGTCTTCCGGATGTTGAGGATGAGCTTGTTATACTTTCCCCT
This sequence is a window from Antennarius striatus isolate MH-2024 chromosome 5, ASM4005453v1, whole genome shotgun sequence. Protein-coding genes within it:
- the phtf1 gene encoding putative homeodomain transcription factor 1 isoform X2 yields the protein MARIAWYQEKIGAYDQQVWEKSLEQTDLNGLDSKPKKTVYIKPDLIDVDLVRGSTFSKAKPESPWTALTRKGLVRVLLFPFFFQWWIQVTTKSISTCILMLYFMQVAAVVLYLEVPGATASEVFGPMCLMLLLGTVHCQIVSTESSRWPSGSPAASCTTSPTRRRRPRKGRGLKKCEENNVSGDTEEQGSWKFDESQLLYRNEEKDKRKSGFGASDELSSEEEEGMQSVKILLPLSHQESPLAASCSSSALFTVKKRKIKSNAKPTVRPQKESATSMVKPREVERLRPTMSSRPASDTDDTMWEELLQGPDSVSTGSSDSEGNGRLNSSMSIPQSTTLSSDDEGLQQGISGNQLSWLQACHPSKDRVSAIIWEQGECKKTDMSVLEISGIILTRVKLVEQGMGYLMFGGLMTATLTLLPFGFRLAQHIDILSLSSLCLIDLPAMMMGLASTPTYAFYFITTVQRVCLIGLFFFMMCVAERTYKQRLLFAKYFSHLTSARKAKKSEIPHFRLKKVQNIKMWLSLRSFLRLLHSHKTFLESLTNWELMVWASSLILFLLRLATLGTETNSKYSNSSVLLTEQINLYLKMEKKPNKKEELNIVNNVLKLATKLMKELDTPFRLLGLTVNPLIYNITKVVILSAVSAVVSDLLGFNIRLWKIKP
- the phtf1 gene encoding putative homeodomain transcription factor 1 isoform X1, with protein sequence MARIAWYQEKIGAYDQQVWEKSLEQTDLNGLDSKPKKTVYIKPDLIDVDLVRGSTFSKAKPESPWTALTRKGLVRVLLFPFFFQWWIQVTTKSISTCILMLYFMQVAAVVLYLEVPGATASEVFGPMCLMLLLGTVHCQIVSTESSRWPSGSPAASCTTSPTRRRRPRKGRGLKKCEENNVSGDTEEQGSWKFDESQLLYRNEEKDKRKSGFGASDELSSEEEEGMQSVKILLPLSHQESPLAASCSSSALFTVKKRKIKSNAKPTVRPQKESATSMVKPREVERLRPTMSSRPASDTDDTMWEELLQGPDSVSTGSSDSEGNGRLNSSMSIPQSTTLSSDDEGLQQGISGNQLSWLQACHPSKDRVSAIIWEQGECKKTDMSVLEISGIILTRVKLVEQGMGYLMFGGLMTATLTLLPFGFRLAQHIDILSLSSLCLIDLPAMMMGLASTPTYAFYFITTVQRVCLIGLFFFMMCVAERTYKQRLLFAKYFSHLTSARKAKKSEIPHFRLKKVQNIKMWLSLRSFLRRRGPQRSVDVIVSTIFLLALSISFIICAQLLHSHKTFLESLTNWELMVWASSLILFLLRLATLGTETNSKYSNSSVLLTEQINLYLKMEKKPNKKEELNIVNNVLKLATKLMKELDTPFRLLGLTVNPLIYNITKVVILSAVSAVVSDLLGFNIRLWKIKP